The following coding sequences lie in one Leucobacter allii genomic window:
- the rarD gene encoding EamA family transporter RarD: MQRTRAGLGYGLGAYLLWGVFPFYFGLIAMVGPFEVVPWRVAMTLVFCAVLLTAMRRWGPFLALLRTPRLLGWFALSSLLLYANWQIFVIGVMTGHVIETALGYFINPLFTILIGVIFRKEPLSRPQWVAVGIAAVGVVVAAVAYGSFPWIALGLALSFGLYGAVHKHAGETIDGVSGLAAETVVSLPVAVVQLVVVAQLAGVTAFSFGPGVAALVLVSGVMTAIPLILFGEAARRLPLAYLGFLQFLTPVLGFLYGAFVTREEMPAARWIGFVAVWIALVILVADMVRQLRRSPEAQPNTAPVPLD, encoded by the coding sequence ATGCAGCGGACACGTGCGGGCCTCGGATACGGGCTCGGCGCCTACCTGCTCTGGGGCGTCTTCCCCTTCTACTTCGGCCTCATCGCCATGGTCGGCCCCTTCGAGGTGGTGCCCTGGCGCGTCGCCATGACGCTCGTCTTCTGCGCGGTGCTCCTCACCGCGATGCGGCGCTGGGGGCCGTTCCTGGCGCTGCTGCGCACCCCGCGACTGCTCGGCTGGTTCGCGCTGTCCTCGCTGCTGCTCTACGCCAACTGGCAGATCTTCGTGATCGGCGTCATGACGGGGCACGTCATCGAGACCGCCCTCGGCTACTTCATCAACCCGCTCTTCACGATCCTCATCGGCGTGATCTTCCGCAAGGAGCCGCTGTCCCGCCCGCAATGGGTTGCGGTCGGCATCGCAGCGGTCGGCGTCGTCGTCGCGGCGGTCGCCTACGGGTCCTTCCCCTGGATCGCGCTCGGCCTCGCGCTCTCCTTCGGGCTCTACGGCGCCGTGCACAAGCACGCGGGCGAAACGATCGACGGCGTCAGCGGACTCGCCGCCGAGACGGTCGTGTCCCTGCCCGTCGCCGTCGTGCAGCTCGTCGTCGTGGCCCAGCTCGCGGGCGTCACCGCCTTCTCCTTCGGTCCGGGCGTCGCGGCGCTCGTGCTCGTCAGCGGCGTCATGACGGCGATCCCGCTCATCCTCTTCGGCGAGGCGGCCCGCCGGCTCCCGCTCGCCTACCTCGGGTTCCTCCAGTTCCTGACGCCCGTCCTCGGCTTCCTCTACGGCGCGTTCGTGACGCGCGAGGAGATGCCGGCGGCGCGGTGGATCGGTTTCGTGGCCGTGTGGATCGCCCTCGTGATCCTCGTCGCCGACATGGTGCGGCAGCTCCGACGTTCGCCGGAAGCGCAGCCGAACACCGCCCCCGTGCCCTTAGACTGA
- a CDS encoding DUF4190 domain-containing protein, which produces MSTPTFPQQPEDQANTQAQPTTPYPATQLPGGAPYGAPAAPSQPAPAYVAQPQPRPAVPASTDTTLAGTNTFALLAIILAFLAPLAGIIFGHLGLSQIKRNGDAGRGIALTGLIISYAYFVLVALLVIAYIGLIFAMFAGIGALAEGFGSYDYSDDYGSY; this is translated from the coding sequence ATGTCCACCCCCACTTTCCCGCAGCAGCCGGAGGACCAGGCGAACACCCAGGCCCAGCCCACGACGCCCTACCCCGCAACGCAGCTCCCCGGCGGCGCGCCCTACGGCGCCCCCGCCGCACCGTCCCAGCCCGCCCCCGCCTACGTCGCGCAGCCGCAGCCCCGGCCCGCCGTGCCCGCGAGCACCGACACGACGCTGGCGGGCACGAACACCTTCGCCCTCCTCGCCATCATCCTGGCCTTCCTCGCGCCGCTCGCCGGCATCATCTTCGGCCATCTCGGCCTCAGCCAGATCAAGCGCAACGGCGACGCGGGGCGCGGCATCGCCCTCACCGGCCTCATCATCAGCTACGCCTACTTCGTCCTGGTCGCGCTGCTGGTCATCGCCTACATCGGCCTCATCTTCGCGATGTTCGCGGGCATCGGCGCCCTGGCCGAGGGCTTCGGCAGCTACGACTACAGCGACGACTACGGCAGCTACTGA
- the tsaE gene encoding tRNA (adenosine(37)-N6)-threonylcarbamoyltransferase complex ATPase subunit type 1 TsaE: MSATTLRVGDPEAMHELGVSLGRRLAAGDLVILTGPLGAGKTTLTRGIGEGLGVRGPVQSPTFVLARTHPSLGDGAPLVHVDAYRLGEAAELEDLDLDFDGSVVVAEWGSGLVGARDSWIEVVIERPVGGAAGAGAAGVGTAGAGTAGGEPAEEDWDEEDWAEEPVEARTVTVAGHGPRWADGVLG, encoded by the coding sequence ATGAGCGCGACGACGCTGCGGGTCGGCGACCCCGAGGCGATGCACGAGCTCGGCGTGTCGCTCGGTCGCCGGCTCGCGGCGGGGGATCTCGTGATCCTCACCGGTCCGCTCGGGGCCGGGAAGACGACGCTCACGCGCGGCATCGGCGAGGGCCTGGGGGTGCGGGGGCCCGTGCAGAGCCCGACTTTCGTGCTCGCGCGGACGCACCCGTCGCTCGGCGACGGCGCCCCGCTCGTGCACGTCGACGCCTACCGGCTGGGCGAGGCCGCGGAGCTCGAGGACCTCGACCTCGACTTCGACGGCTCCGTCGTCGTCGCGGAGTGGGGGAGCGGGCTCGTCGGCGCGCGGGACTCCTGGATCGAGGTCGTCATCGAGCGCCCCGTCGGCGGAGCCGCGGGTGCCGGAGCCGCTGGTGTCGGAACCGCGGGTGCCGGAACCGCGGGCGGCGAGCCGGCCGAGGAGGACTGGGACGAGGAGGACTGGGCCGAGGAGCCCGTCGAGGCCCGGACCGTCACCGTCGCCGGTCACGGCCCGCGCTGGGCGGACGGGGTGCTGGGATGA
- a CDS encoding holo-ACP synthase has product MITGIGVDTVGIARFGQQLERTPKLRERLFAPAERELPIASLAARFAAKEALIKALGGSGALRWSDLEVVRDGERAPAFAPTPGLSAALAARGADRAHLSMTHDADHATAFVVVEHLGEGGGPAAAHDTLAVRGEDNGTGAS; this is encoded by the coding sequence ATGATCACGGGGATCGGCGTCGACACCGTCGGCATCGCGCGCTTCGGGCAGCAGCTCGAGCGCACCCCGAAGCTGCGCGAACGGCTCTTCGCACCGGCGGAGCGCGAGCTCCCGATCGCGTCGCTCGCGGCGCGCTTCGCCGCGAAGGAGGCGCTCATCAAGGCGCTCGGCGGATCCGGGGCGCTGCGCTGGTCCGACCTCGAGGTGGTGCGCGACGGGGAACGCGCGCCCGCCTTCGCGCCGACTCCCGGCCTCAGCGCGGCACTCGCGGCGCGCGGAGCGGACCGGGCGCACCTCTCCATGACCCACGACGCAGATCACGCCACCGCGTTCGTGGTCGTCGAGCACCTCGGCGAGGGCGGCGGCCCGGCCGCCGCGCACGATACGCTCGCGGTACGCGGCGAGGACAACGGGACGGGAGCCTCATGA
- the tsaB gene encoding tRNA (adenosine(37)-N6)-threonylcarbamoyltransferase complex dimerization subunit type 1 TsaB: MTRGVRRPGDRVLLAIDTAIGTTVALAAGGRVHLAASDDPRGHAEAIGELLAEVFRASGAAAGDVEGVVVGVGPGPFTGLRVGIAAAHAFAAGRGVPLLPVQGHDAVALQDLDRGATASVRVVQDARRRELFVTDYAGLDWAGIPQRVAGPRLVARDGHVAQPGERWPERIPGDGLLALAARKLAAGSPFEADRAVYLRAPDVAAPGAPKRVST; encoded by the coding sequence ATGACCCGCGGGGTGCGGCGACCGGGCGACCGGGTCCTCCTCGCCATCGACACCGCGATCGGGACGACCGTGGCGCTCGCCGCGGGCGGGCGGGTGCACCTCGCCGCCAGCGACGACCCCCGCGGTCACGCCGAGGCGATCGGGGAGCTCCTCGCCGAGGTGTTCCGGGCGAGCGGCGCCGCGGCCGGCGACGTCGAGGGCGTCGTCGTGGGCGTCGGCCCCGGTCCGTTCACCGGTCTGCGGGTCGGCATCGCCGCCGCGCACGCCTTCGCCGCCGGGCGCGGCGTGCCGCTGCTGCCCGTGCAGGGGCACGACGCGGTCGCGCTCCAGGACCTCGATCGGGGGGCGACCGCCTCGGTGCGGGTGGTGCAGGACGCGAGGCGGCGCGAGCTCTTCGTCACCGACTACGCCGGCCTCGACTGGGCGGGGATCCCGCAGCGCGTCGCCGGCCCCCGGCTCGTCGCCCGCGACGGGCACGTCGCACAGCCGGGCGAGCGGTGGCCCGAACGGATCCCGGGCGACGGCCTGCTCGCGCTCGCCGCGCGCAAGCTCGCCGCGGGCAGCCCGTTCGAGGCCGATCGCGCGGTGTACCTCCGCGCGCCCGACGTCGCCGCTCCGGGCGCGCCCAAGCGGGTGTCGACGTGA
- a CDS encoding DUF4190 domain-containing protein, which translates to MTQQDPRTGQQQPYAQPGQYPQPQYQAQPPVAPQPQYLQQPAYYAVAAPTNVLATLSLIASIVGFFSFAILSIAGIVMGHISLSQIKRRGENGRGMAIAGLIIGYIGVAFWIVLIAFWLFILGAVVTAGAATSSYA; encoded by the coding sequence GTGACCCAGCAGGATCCCCGCACGGGCCAGCAGCAGCCCTACGCCCAGCCGGGCCAGTACCCGCAGCCGCAGTACCAGGCCCAGCCGCCCGTCGCGCCGCAGCCGCAGTACCTGCAGCAGCCCGCGTACTACGCCGTCGCGGCGCCGACGAACGTCCTCGCGACCCTCTCGCTGATCGCCTCGATCGTCGGCTTCTTCAGCTTCGCGATCCTCTCCATCGCGGGCATCGTCATGGGGCACATCTCCCTCTCGCAGATCAAGCGGCGCGGCGAGAACGGCCGCGGCATGGCGATCGCCGGTCTCATCATCGGCTACATCGGGGTCGCCTTCTGGATCGTCCTCATCGCGTTCTGGCTGTTCATCCTCGGCGCGGTCGTCACGGCCGGCGCCGCCACCTCCAGCTACGCGTGA
- the groES gene encoding co-chaperone GroES yields the protein MSVAIKPLEDRIVIKQVEAEQTTASGLVIPDSAKEKPQEGEVVAVGPGRVSDSGTRIPLDVAVGDVVIYSKFGGTEVKVGGDDYLVLSARDILAVVTR from the coding sequence GTGTCGGTCGCCATCAAGCCGCTCGAGGATCGTATCGTTATCAAGCAGGTCGAGGCGGAGCAGACCACCGCTTCGGGTCTCGTGATTCCCGACAGCGCGAAGGAGAAGCCGCAGGAGGGCGAGGTCGTCGCGGTCGGCCCCGGTCGCGTCTCGGACAGCGGCACCCGCATCCCCCTCGACGTCGCCGTCGGCGACGTGGTGATCTACTCCAAGTTCGGCGGCACCGAGGTCAAGGTCGGCGGAGACGACTACCTCGTGCTCTCGGCCCGCGACATCCTCGCGGTCGTCACGCGCTGA
- the glmS gene encoding glutamine--fructose-6-phosphate transaminase (isomerizing) — protein sequence MCGIVGYVGPNDTVEVLLNGLRRLEYRGYDSAGVAVVDRGGEIAVRKRSGKLARLEELLEASPLSASGTGIGHTRWATHGGPTDANAHPHLGDGGKLALIHNGIVENFAELRDELERDGVELLSETDTEVVAALVGREVARQGDLETAFRSVVTRLHGTFTLLAMHRDEPGKVVAARHHSPLVVGLGDGENFLGSDVAAFVSSTRRAVAVDEDNIAVITPDEVRITDFAGAEVDFEEFEVEWDADAADKGGWSSFMAKEITEQPDAVGNTVRGRVSAAGVEIPELTALGDERLRGIDRIIIIACGTASYAGQVGAYAIEQWTRIPVEVQLSHEFRYRDPVLSDRTMVISVSQSGETMDTLMAVKYASERGVTTVSVCNTQSATIPRESDAAVYTHAGPEVAVASTKAFVAQITALYLVGLHLGRVRGTLSAEDSAQAVAQFDALPAKVQEAVDTHEQIAQLAHWMADTRSVLFLGRHVGYPIALEGALKLKEIAYIHAEGFAAGELKHGPIALIDHGQPVFVLVPSPRTSPLMHSKVVSNIQEIRARGARVIAVVEKGDTAVLPYADDVIRLPLADAFFEPLLQVVPLQWFALELSTAKGLDVDQPRNLAKSVTVE from the coding sequence ATGTGTGGAATCGTCGGATACGTCGGCCCGAATGACACGGTCGAAGTCCTGCTCAACGGCCTGCGGCGTCTGGAGTACCGCGGCTACGACTCGGCGGGCGTCGCCGTCGTGGATCGCGGCGGGGAGATCGCGGTGCGCAAGCGCTCCGGGAAGCTCGCGCGACTCGAGGAGCTGCTCGAGGCCAGCCCGCTGAGCGCCTCCGGGACGGGCATCGGGCACACCCGCTGGGCCACCCACGGCGGTCCCACGGACGCGAACGCGCACCCCCATCTCGGGGACGGTGGCAAGCTCGCCCTCATCCACAACGGCATCGTCGAGAACTTCGCGGAGCTCCGGGACGAGCTCGAGCGCGACGGCGTCGAGCTCCTCAGCGAGACCGACACCGAGGTCGTCGCGGCGCTCGTCGGGCGCGAGGTCGCGCGGCAGGGCGATCTGGAGACCGCCTTCCGCTCCGTGGTCACCCGCCTGCACGGCACCTTCACCCTCCTCGCGATGCACCGGGACGAGCCGGGCAAGGTCGTCGCCGCGCGGCACCACTCGCCGCTCGTGGTCGGCCTCGGGGACGGGGAGAACTTCCTGGGCTCCGACGTGGCGGCCTTCGTCTCGTCGACGCGTCGGGCCGTCGCGGTCGACGAGGACAACATCGCCGTCATCACCCCCGACGAGGTGCGCATCACCGACTTCGCCGGTGCGGAGGTCGACTTCGAGGAGTTCGAGGTCGAGTGGGACGCCGATGCGGCGGACAAGGGCGGCTGGTCGTCGTTCATGGCGAAGGAGATCACCGAGCAGCCCGACGCCGTGGGCAACACGGTCCGCGGGCGCGTCTCGGCCGCGGGCGTCGAGATCCCCGAGCTCACCGCCCTCGGCGACGAGCGGCTGCGCGGCATCGATCGCATCATCATCATCGCCTGCGGCACCGCGTCCTACGCCGGGCAGGTGGGCGCCTACGCGATCGAGCAGTGGACCCGCATCCCCGTCGAGGTGCAGCTCAGCCACGAGTTCCGCTATCGCGATCCGGTGCTCTCCGACCGCACGATGGTGATCTCGGTGAGCCAGTCGGGCGAGACCATGGATACGCTCATGGCCGTCAAGTACGCGAGCGAGCGCGGCGTCACCACGGTCTCGGTCTGCAACACGCAGAGCGCCACCATCCCCCGGGAGTCGGACGCCGCCGTGTACACGCACGCCGGCCCGGAGGTCGCCGTCGCCTCGACGAAGGCGTTCGTCGCCCAGATCACCGCGCTCTACCTCGTCGGGCTCCATCTGGGACGGGTGCGGGGGACCCTCTCCGCTGAGGACTCGGCGCAGGCCGTGGCGCAATTCGACGCACTGCCCGCGAAGGTGCAGGAGGCCGTCGACACCCACGAGCAGATCGCGCAGCTCGCGCACTGGATGGCCGACACCCGCTCCGTGCTCTTCCTCGGCCGCCACGTCGGCTACCCGATCGCGCTCGAGGGCGCGCTCAAGCTCAAGGAGATCGCGTACATCCACGCCGAGGGCTTCGCCGCGGGCGAGCTCAAGCACGGACCCATCGCGCTCATCGACCACGGCCAGCCCGTGTTCGTGCTCGTGCCGAGCCCGCGCACCTCGCCGCTCATGCACTCGAAGGTGGTCTCCAACATCCAGGAGATCCGCGCCCGGGGCGCCCGCGTGATCGCCGTCGTGGAGAAGGGCGACACCGCGGTGCTGCCCTACGCCGACGACGTGATCCGTCTGCCGCTCGCCGACGCGTTCTTCGAACCGCTCCTCCAGGTGGTGCCGTTGCAGTGGTTCGCGCTCGAGCTCTCGACCGCGAAGGGGCTCGACGTCGACCAGCCGCGCAACCTCGCGAAATCGGTCACGGTCGAGTAG
- the tsaD gene encoding tRNA (adenosine(37)-N6)-threonylcarbamoyltransferase complex transferase subunit TsaD yields MTGTVHEEPLVLGIETSCDETGIGIVRGRTLLANAIASSMDEHARYGGVVPEVAARAHLEALTPTIERALAEAGVELAELDGIAVTSGPGLAGALMVGVSAAKALAIALDRPLYAVNHLVGHVGADLLQGEGLREAVGAVGELELPTIALLVSGGHTSLLLVRDLIGDVELLGETIDDAAGEAFDKVARLLGLPYPGGPEIDRVAAAGDPGAIRFPRGLTRPKDLERHRYDFSFSGLKTSVARWVERFAAEHADDGVPIPVADVAASFREAVADVLLSKALAACAELGVPRLLLGGGVVANARVRELARERAAAAGVALRVPPLSLCTDNGAMIASIGAQLMRAGRAPSGLGFGADSTLPVTEVQVR; encoded by the coding sequence ATGACGGGGACGGTGCACGAGGAGCCGCTCGTGCTGGGCATCGAGACGAGCTGCGACGAGACCGGGATCGGGATCGTCCGCGGCCGGACCCTGCTGGCCAACGCGATCGCATCCTCCATGGACGAGCACGCCAGGTACGGCGGCGTCGTGCCCGAGGTCGCGGCGCGGGCGCACCTGGAGGCGCTCACGCCGACCATCGAGCGCGCGCTCGCCGAGGCCGGCGTCGAGCTCGCCGAGCTCGACGGCATCGCCGTGACGAGCGGGCCGGGCCTCGCCGGGGCGCTCATGGTCGGGGTCTCGGCCGCGAAGGCGCTCGCGATCGCGCTCGACCGGCCGCTCTACGCGGTCAACCACCTCGTCGGGCACGTCGGCGCCGATCTGCTGCAGGGCGAGGGGCTGCGCGAGGCCGTGGGCGCCGTGGGGGAGCTCGAACTGCCCACGATCGCTCTGCTCGTCTCCGGCGGGCACACCTCGCTGCTGCTCGTGCGCGACCTCATCGGGGACGTCGAGCTCCTCGGCGAGACGATCGATGACGCGGCCGGAGAGGCATTCGACAAGGTCGCGCGCCTCCTGGGCCTGCCGTACCCCGGCGGGCCCGAGATCGATCGCGTCGCCGCCGCGGGGGACCCCGGGGCGATCCGCTTCCCCCGCGGGCTCACCCGGCCCAAGGACCTCGAGCGCCACCGCTACGACTTCTCCTTCTCCGGGCTCAAGACCTCGGTGGCCCGCTGGGTCGAGCGATTCGCGGCGGAGCACGCCGACGACGGCGTCCCGATCCCCGTCGCCGACGTCGCCGCGAGCTTCCGGGAGGCCGTCGCCGACGTGCTCCTCTCGAAGGCGCTCGCAGCCTGCGCGGAGCTCGGAGTGCCCCGGCTGCTCCTCGGCGGCGGCGTCGTCGCGAACGCGCGGGTCCGCGAGTTGGCGCGCGAGCGCGCGGCCGCCGCGGGCGTCGCCCTCCGCGTCCCGCCGCTGTCGCTGTGCACGGACAACGGGGCGATGATCGCGTCCATCGGCGCGCAGCTCATGCGAGCGGGACGCGCGCCCTCCGGCCTCGGCTTCGGCGCCGATTCCACGCTCCCCGTGACCGAGGTCCAGGTGCGCTGA
- the alr gene encoding alanine racemase, with protein sequence MRVAEISLPAIRHNVARIRELTGGAVIVVVKADGYGHGARAAAAAALEAGATMVATADLEEALALREAGIGAPILCWLHGVRVDFSEAVAAGIEIGISHAQQLEHLAAAATRLGRTAVVQLKVDTGLSRNGAAPEEWAPLFARAAELEAAGAIRVRGVFSHLANAGDAHDRAQAARFDEAIAALRAVGIEPELIHLAASAATLTLPHLHYNAVRVGVAAYGLSPFADKTSAQLGLVPAMTLRSEIVALRAVPAGTGVSYGYNHVCETATTLALVPMGYADGMPRALNGAGAWVTIAGEHRPIVGRIGMDQFIVDVGPIAGRIDLGEPVVLFGDPERGHPPVEIWAGLMRTINYEIIVGIGPRVRRIPVDAEPSVAAVDAPATAVGAPAAAGDAA encoded by the coding sequence ATGCGGGTCGCGGAGATCTCGCTGCCCGCGATCAGGCACAACGTCGCACGGATCCGCGAGCTCACCGGCGGCGCCGTGATCGTCGTGGTGAAGGCCGACGGCTACGGCCACGGGGCCCGCGCCGCGGCCGCGGCCGCCCTCGAGGCCGGGGCGACGATGGTCGCGACCGCCGACCTCGAGGAGGCGCTCGCGCTCCGCGAGGCCGGCATCGGGGCGCCGATCCTGTGCTGGTTGCACGGCGTGCGCGTCGACTTCTCCGAGGCGGTCGCCGCCGGGATCGAGATCGGCATCAGCCACGCGCAGCAGCTGGAGCATCTCGCGGCCGCCGCGACGCGGCTCGGCCGCACGGCGGTGGTGCAGCTCAAGGTGGACACGGGGCTCAGCCGCAACGGCGCGGCCCCGGAGGAGTGGGCGCCGCTCTTCGCACGGGCCGCGGAACTGGAGGCCGCGGGGGCGATCCGCGTCCGCGGCGTCTTCAGCCATCTTGCGAATGCCGGGGACGCGCACGATCGCGCGCAGGCCGCCCGCTTCGACGAGGCGATCGCCGCGCTGCGCGCCGTCGGGATCGAGCCGGAGCTCATCCACCTGGCCGCGAGCGCTGCGACCCTGACCTTGCCCCACCTGCACTACAACGCGGTGCGGGTCGGCGTCGCGGCCTACGGCCTCAGCCCCTTTGCCGACAAGACCTCTGCGCAGCTCGGTCTCGTTCCTGCGATGACGCTGCGCTCCGAGATCGTGGCGCTGCGCGCCGTGCCGGCCGGCACGGGCGTCTCCTACGGCTACAACCACGTCTGCGAGACGGCCACGACCCTCGCGCTCGTCCCGATGGGCTACGCCGACGGCATGCCCCGCGCGCTCAACGGCGCGGGAGCCTGGGTGACGATCGCCGGCGAGCACCGGCCGATCGTCGGACGCATCGGCATGGACCAGTTCATCGTCGACGTCGGGCCGATCGCCGGGCGCATCGACCTCGGCGAGCCGGTCGTGCTCTTCGGGGACCCCGAGCGCGGCCACCCGCCCGTGGAGATCTGGGCGGGGCTCATGCGCACCATCAACTACGAGATCATCGTCGGGATCGGGCCGCGCGTGCGGCGCATCCCCGTCGATGCGGAGCCTTCGGTGGCCGCGGTCGACGCCCCGGCCACCGCGGTCGGCGCCCCGGCTGCCGCGGGGGACGCGGCATGA
- the rimI gene encoding ribosomal protein S18-alanine N-acetyltransferase yields the protein MNRDDLVLRPATIDDLDAIWRIETEVFGAEAWSRAMMREELTAEHRCYLALAAEESGELLGYAGLLVVGAEADVQTIAIAEPERGGGAGRRLMETLLAEAVARGAREVFLEVRADNPVAQSLYASLGFAEIGVRPKYYQPEGVDAVVMRLDLEGRG from the coding sequence GTGAACCGGGACGACCTCGTCCTCCGGCCGGCCACGATCGACGACCTCGACGCGATCTGGCGGATCGAGACGGAGGTGTTCGGCGCCGAGGCGTGGAGCCGGGCGATGATGCGTGAAGAGCTCACGGCGGAGCACCGCTGCTATCTCGCGCTCGCCGCGGAGGAGTCGGGGGAGCTGCTCGGCTACGCCGGCCTGCTCGTCGTCGGCGCCGAGGCCGACGTGCAGACCATCGCGATCGCCGAGCCCGAGCGCGGCGGGGGAGCGGGGCGACGGCTCATGGAGACGCTGCTCGCCGAAGCGGTCGCCCGTGGCGCCCGCGAGGTCTTCCTCGAGGTGCGGGCCGACAACCCGGTGGCGCAGAGCCTCTACGCCTCGCTCGGCTTCGCCGAGATCGGGGTGCGCCCGAAGTACTACCAGCCGGAGGGCGTGGACGCCGTGGTGATGCGGCTCGATCTGGAGGGACGGGGATGA
- a CDS encoding THUMP-like domain-containing protein codes for MTPGWEELATPAGLGLLDRIAAERDAGRSLDAVSRALRAAGVEPALLAAALTQEELRARAVAKFGERARGMLFTRAALEQATRAEAAALHAERFRAAGCARVADLGCGIGAESLALIAAGVAPLPVELDPLTAAFAAHNLRAAAARAGAPAPEVRLGDAEALGPGDADGAFLDPARRTAGHSDTRRLASPDDYSPSLRFAFGLAERLPTGVKLGPGLDRELIPETAEAQWVSVDGQLVETGLWFGPLARPGIRRAATVVRDGTVAELTGPDDAADAEARGIGAVLYEPDGAVIRARLIGALAERLGAGMLAEGIAYLSADHHIPTPFASAFRVVAELPVRERELRRALADRSIGALEIKKRGADVDPAQLRKRLKLAGPHRATLILTRAEGRRVALLAERL; via the coding sequence GTGACCCCGGGCTGGGAGGAGCTCGCGACCCCCGCGGGTCTCGGGCTCCTCGACCGGATCGCCGCCGAACGCGACGCCGGCCGCTCCCTCGACGCCGTCTCCCGCGCGCTGCGCGCTGCGGGCGTCGAACCCGCGCTCCTCGCGGCGGCGCTCACCCAGGAGGAGCTGCGCGCGCGGGCCGTCGCGAAGTTCGGCGAGCGGGCGCGCGGCATGCTCTTCACGCGCGCCGCCCTGGAACAGGCCACGCGGGCCGAGGCCGCCGCGCTGCACGCCGAACGCTTCCGGGCCGCCGGCTGCGCTCGGGTCGCCGACCTCGGCTGCGGCATCGGCGCCGAGTCGCTCGCGCTGATCGCCGCGGGCGTCGCGCCGCTCCCCGTCGAGCTCGACCCCCTGACCGCTGCGTTCGCCGCGCACAACCTCCGCGCGGCCGCCGCACGCGCGGGCGCCCCCGCGCCCGAGGTGCGCCTGGGCGACGCCGAGGCGCTCGGTCCGGGCGACGCGGACGGCGCGTTCCTCGACCCGGCGCGGCGCACCGCGGGCCACAGCGATACCCGACGCCTCGCCTCCCCCGACGATTACTCCCCGTCCCTCCGATTCGCCTTCGGCCTCGCCGAGCGGCTGCCCACGGGCGTGAAGCTCGGCCCCGGACTCGACCGGGAGCTCATCCCCGAGACCGCGGAGGCGCAGTGGGTGTCCGTCGACGGCCAGCTCGTCGAGACCGGCCTCTGGTTCGGCCCGCTCGCCCGGCCGGGGATCCGCCGGGCGGCGACGGTGGTGCGCGACGGGACCGTCGCCGAGCTCACGGGCCCCGACGACGCCGCGGACGCCGAGGCGCGCGGGATCGGAGCGGTGCTCTACGAACCGGACGGCGCGGTCATCCGCGCCCGGCTCATCGGCGCGCTCGCCGAGCGCCTCGGCGCGGGCATGCTCGCGGAGGGGATCGCGTACCTGTCGGCGGACCACCACATCCCCACCCCCTTCGCGAGCGCCTTCCGGGTCGTCGCGGAGCTGCCCGTGCGGGAGCGGGAGCTCCGACGCGCCCTGGCCGATCGGAGCATCGGCGCGCTCGAGATCAAGAAGCGGGGCGCCGACGTCGATCCCGCGCAGCTGCGGAAGCGGCTGAAACTCGCGGGTCCGCACCGCGCGACGCTGATCCTCACGCGTGCGGAGGGACGCCGCGTCGCTCTCCTCGCCGAGCGCCTCTGA